A window from Hoeflea sp. IMCC20628 encodes these proteins:
- a CDS encoding TRAP transporter large permease subunit — MSQYLDLIMFAALMGAILLGFPVSFSIAGVAVVFAYLGWALGVMDITLMGATGQRVFGLISNQVLIAIPLFVLMGAVLEKSRIAEELLDTMGRLFGQLRGGLGISVVLVGALLAASTGIVGATVVAMGMIALPTMLRSGYDPRVASGIVCTAGTLGQIIPPSTLLIILADVMSNAFQQAQYEQGKFSVEALSVGQFFAAALIPGLTLVVLYLIYILVHGLIRPGDMPPATLDTPKPDRREIISAIIPPVLLIFTVLGAILGGVATPTEAASVGAIGALLMAGMRVGKSPRIILWGAAALICLGILAGLFPVRLQRNDLGIGSLSAGGLYIMLTIVGAVAILTALRATFRTKTLHAAVDSTLTMTAMIFATILAAGMFSLVFIGLGGEERVAHILANMPGGPAGALLFCMAFVFVLGFFLDFVEISVIVLPLIAPPLIMMGHDPIWLGVLLAINLQTSFLTPPFGFSLFYLRGAAPPEVTTGQIYAGVVPFIGLQIVGISLVWLLPQLATWLPGVIF; from the coding sequence ATGAGCCAGTATCTCGATCTCATCATGTTCGCAGCCCTGATGGGCGCCATCCTGCTCGGCTTTCCGGTGTCGTTTTCGATTGCCGGGGTGGCGGTCGTCTTCGCCTATCTCGGCTGGGCGCTCGGCGTCATGGACATCACGCTGATGGGCGCCACCGGCCAGCGTGTCTTCGGCCTGATTTCCAACCAGGTTCTGATTGCCATTCCGCTGTTTGTGCTAATGGGCGCGGTGCTGGAGAAAAGCCGCATCGCCGAGGAGCTGCTCGACACCATGGGCCGGTTGTTCGGGCAGTTGCGCGGCGGCCTAGGTATTTCCGTGGTGCTCGTCGGTGCGCTGCTCGCGGCCTCCACCGGCATTGTCGGGGCCACCGTCGTTGCCATGGGCATGATTGCGCTGCCAACCATGCTGCGCTCCGGCTATGATCCGCGTGTCGCTTCGGGAATTGTATGCACCGCAGGCACCTTGGGCCAGATCATCCCGCCCTCGACGCTGCTGATCATTCTCGCCGATGTCATGTCCAACGCGTTTCAGCAGGCGCAGTACGAGCAGGGCAAGTTCTCTGTCGAAGCACTGTCGGTGGGCCAGTTTTTTGCCGCCGCGCTTATTCCCGGCCTGACGCTGGTGGTGCTTTACCTGATCTACATTCTGGTGCACGGCCTGATCCGCCCCGGCGACATGCCTCCGGCGACGCTCGATACACCCAAGCCGGACAGGCGTGAGATCATCTCGGCAATTATTCCGCCAGTGTTGCTGATATTCACGGTTCTCGGCGCCATTCTCGGTGGTGTCGCGACTCCCACCGAAGCCGCATCGGTCGGAGCTATTGGCGCCTTATTGATGGCCGGCATGCGGGTCGGCAAAAGCCCGCGAATCATTCTTTGGGGTGCGGCGGCGCTGATCTGCCTGGGCATCCTTGCCGGTCTGTTCCCGGTGCGCCTGCAGCGCAATGATCTCGGCATCGGCTCGCTGAGCGCCGGTGGCTTATACATCATGCTGACCATTGTCGGTGCGGTAGCGATCCTGACAGCCCTTCGTGCCACGTTCCGCACCAAAACGCTGCATGCCGCCGTCGATTCCACCCTGACCATGACCGCAATGATCTTCGCCACCATTCTTGCCGCCGGCATGTTTTCGCTGGTCTTTATCGGCCTTGGTGGCGAGGAGCGGGTGGCGCATATCCTTGCCAACATGCCCGGCGGTCCGGCGGGCGCCTTGTTATTCTGCATGGCCTTTGTTTTCGTACTTGGCTTCTTTCTCGATTTCGTCGAGATCTCGGTGATCGTGCTGCCGCTGATCGCCCCGCCGCTGATCATGATGGGGCATGACCCGATCTGGCTCGGCGTGTTGCTGGCGATCAATCTGCAGACCAGTTTCCTCACCCCGCCCTTCGGTTTCTCGCTGTTTTATCTGCGCGGAGCGGCGCCGCCGGAAGTCACCACCGGCCAGATCTATGCCGGTGTGGTGCCGTTCATCGGGTTGCAGATCGTCGGCATTTCTCTGGTCTGGCTGCTGCCGCAACTGGCGACCTGGCTGCCTGGCGTCATCTTCTAG
- a CDS encoding TRAP transporter substrate-binding protein, whose amino-acid sequence MQRRKFLKAGVAGAAAAATLATPAIAQDKRQWKMVTAWPKNLPGPGVAAQLLADRITTLSGGRIEVKLYAAGEIVPGPGVFDAVSEGTAELYHAVPAYWGSKSKGILLFGSQPFGLRADEQFGWMQHGGGQALYDEMYGRFGVKPFLCGNSGPQWAGWFRNEINSVEDLKGLKFRTAGLASEMANKLGMASEAMSGPAMFQALQTGALDAGEFIGPWSDSALGFYQVAKNYYWPGVGEPSSAEECGVNAAAFAELPDDLQQVVSLACESLYNPVWTEYTTKHAQSLKTLVSEHGVMVRKLPDDVIVAMGKAAEEVVDELRQNDDELVKRITESYVSYRDLVGGYMTYADNGQMNARASVMGY is encoded by the coding sequence ATGCAGAGAAGAAAATTCCTGAAGGCCGGCGTCGCCGGTGCGGCCGCGGCTGCAACACTTGCCACCCCTGCAATTGCGCAGGACAAGCGCCAGTGGAAGATGGTCACCGCATGGCCGAAGAACCTGCCAGGCCCGGGCGTTGCCGCCCAGCTTCTGGCCGACCGCATCACCACGCTGTCGGGCGGCCGCATCGAGGTCAAGCTCTATGCAGCCGGTGAAATCGTCCCGGGTCCGGGTGTTTTTGACGCCGTGTCCGAAGGCACTGCCGAGCTCTATCATGCCGTTCCTGCCTACTGGGGCTCCAAGTCCAAGGGCATCCTGCTGTTCGGTTCGCAGCCTTTCGGCCTCCGCGCTGACGAGCAGTTCGGTTGGATGCAGCATGGCGGTGGTCAGGCGCTGTATGACGAAATGTATGGCCGCTTCGGCGTCAAGCCGTTCCTGTGCGGCAATTCCGGTCCGCAGTGGGCTGGCTGGTTCCGCAACGAGATCAACTCGGTTGAAGATCTCAAGGGCCTGAAGTTCCGCACCGCCGGTCTCGCCTCGGAAATGGCCAACAAGCTCGGGATGGCATCTGAAGCCATGAGCGGCCCGGCGATGTTCCAGGCGCTGCAGACCGGCGCGCTCGACGCCGGTGAATTCATCGGCCCGTGGTCTGATTCCGCTCTCGGCTTCTACCAGGTTGCCAAGAACTACTACTGGCCCGGCGTTGGTGAGCCATCATCGGCTGAGGAATGTGGCGTCAACGCCGCAGCCTTTGCCGAGCTGCCAGACGATCTGCAGCAGGTGGTCTCGCTGGCTTGCGAAAGCCTCTACAATCCGGTCTGGACCGAATACACCACCAAGCACGCCCAGTCACTCAAGACGCTGGTCTCCGAGCACGGTGTCATGGTTCGCAAGCTGCCTGACGATGTTATCGTCGCCATGGGCAAGGCGGCCGAAGAGGTTGTTGACGAGTTGCGCCAGAACGATGATGAACTGGTCAAGCGCATCACCGAAAGCTACGTTTCCTATCGGGATCTGGTCGGTGGCTACATGACTTATGCCGACAACGGGCAGATGAACGCCCGCGCCTCCGTGATGGGCTACTGA
- a CDS encoding TRAP transporter small permease subunit, with protein MQRLADILDSISRATASVIRWLALLMVLVQFAIVVGRYVFGVNFIAVQESVLYMHATLFMLGAAYTLLVDKHVRVDVFYAKATDVGRRRIDIFGHLFLLMPSMLVLLYWSWPSVRNSWKILEGPISVGGIEAVFLLKSLIPAFCILLMLQSLSLLIRLMLPQTSAPKADA; from the coding sequence ATGCAGCGTCTGGCTGACATTCTCGATTCTATCAGCCGGGCCACGGCAAGTGTCATCCGCTGGCTGGCGCTGTTGATGGTGCTGGTGCAGTTCGCCATCGTGGTCGGACGCTACGTCTTCGGCGTCAACTTCATCGCCGTGCAGGAAAGCGTGCTCTACATGCACGCGACGCTGTTCATGCTGGGTGCTGCCTACACGCTGCTGGTCGACAAGCATGTCCGCGTCGATGTCTTCTACGCCAAGGCAACTGACGTCGGCCGCCGCCGCATCGACATTTTCGGCCATCTGTTTCTGCTGATGCCATCCATGCTGGTGCTGCTCTACTGGTCCTGGCCGTCGGTGCGCAATTCCTGGAAAATTCTCGAAGGTCCGATTTCGGTCGGCGGCATTGAAGCGGTGTTCCTGCTCAAGTCGCTGATCCCGGCCTTCTGCATCCTGCTGATGCTGCAATCTCTGTCCCTGCTGATCCGGCTGATGCTGCCTCAGACCTCCGCGCCAAAGGCCGACGCATGA
- a CDS encoding urea carboxylase-associated family protein, which translates to MTHRILPRSGTAFELKKGQLLTVIDPEGEQVSDLVAFSAADTREYLSSGRSIDYAGRIFLTTGDILYSNRSRPMLSIVEDEVGRHDFSLTPCSRDTFRIIYGDTDPHHGCQGNLENALAPYGIGPDAIPIAFNVFMHVAVDSDSGEIKVLPPLSKPGQKTVFRAEMDLVIAMTACSAGQSNNFRYKPIDYRIEDAAIA; encoded by the coding sequence ATGACCCACCGGATCCTACCACGCAGCGGCACCGCGTTTGAATTGAAGAAGGGCCAATTGCTCACGGTTATCGACCCGGAAGGCGAGCAAGTCTCCGACCTGGTGGCATTCAGCGCGGCCGACACCCGCGAATATTTGTCCTCCGGACGGTCGATCGATTATGCCGGGCGGATATTTCTGACCACCGGAGATATTCTCTATTCGAACCGGTCAAGACCGATGCTGAGCATTGTCGAGGACGAAGTCGGACGGCATGATTTCAGCCTGACCCCATGCTCGCGCGACACGTTCCGCATCATCTATGGCGACACCGATCCGCATCATGGCTGCCAGGGCAATCTGGAAAACGCACTTGCGCCCTATGGCATAGGGCCTGACGCGATTCCGATCGCGTTCAATGTCTTCATGCATGTGGCGGTCGACAGCGACAGCGGCGAGATCAAGGTGCTGCCTCCCCTGAGCAAGCCGGGGCAAAAGACCGTGTTCCGTGCCGAGATGGATCTGGTCATCGCCATGACCGCCTGCTCCGCCGGACAATCCAACAATTTCCGCTACAAGCCGATCGATTACCGGATCGAAGATGCTGCCATAGCCTGA
- the hutU gene encoding urocanate hydratase — translation MTNPRHNQRDVYPPTGTEITAKSWLTEAPMRMLMNNLHPDVAENPHELVVYGGIGRAARTWKDFDQIVASLKELNDDETLVVQSGKPVAVVRTHVDAPRVLIANSNLVPHWANWDHFNELDKRGLAMYGQMTAGSWIYIGTQGIVQGTFETFAEAGRQHYDGDLTGKWILTGGLGGMGGAQPLAAVMAGACCLAVECDETRIDFRLRTRYVDAKAHTLDEALAMIDKWTKAGEAKSVGLLGNAADVFIELAARMKAGGPRPDMVTDQTSAHDPLHGYLPQGWNVAEWREKQESDPKAVEKAARASMKNQVGAMVDFWNAGVPTLDYGNNIRQVAQDEGLENAFAFPGFVPAYIRPLFCRGIGPFRWVALSGDPEDIYKTDAKMKELFPENTHLHAWLDMARERIAFQGLPARICWIGLGDRHRAGLAFNEMVASGELKAPIVIGRDHLDSGSVASPNRETEAMKDGSDAVSDWPLLNALVNTASGATWVSIHHGGGVGMGFSQHSGMVVVADGTESAAKRLERVLWNDPASGVWRHADAGYDIALDCAREHGLNLPAILG, via the coding sequence ATGACCAATCCGAGACACAATCAGCGCGATGTCTATCCGCCGACAGGCACCGAGATCACAGCCAAGAGCTGGCTCACCGAAGCGCCGATGCGGATGCTGATGAACAATCTGCATCCCGATGTCGCCGAGAACCCGCATGAGTTGGTGGTCTATGGCGGCATCGGCCGGGCCGCGCGCACCTGGAAGGATTTTGACCAGATTGTCGCCAGCCTCAAGGAACTCAATGACGACGAGACGCTGGTGGTCCAGTCGGGCAAGCCGGTGGCCGTGGTCCGTACCCATGTCGACGCGCCACGCGTGTTGATCGCCAACTCCAACCTGGTGCCGCACTGGGCCAACTGGGACCATTTCAACGAACTCGACAAGCGCGGGCTCGCCATGTACGGCCAGATGACCGCCGGATCGTGGATCTATATCGGCACGCAAGGCATCGTTCAGGGCACGTTCGAGACTTTCGCCGAAGCCGGCCGCCAGCATTATGACGGCGATCTCACCGGCAAGTGGATCCTGACCGGCGGCCTCGGCGGCATGGGCGGCGCACAGCCGCTGGCAGCCGTGATGGCCGGCGCCTGTTGTCTCGCCGTCGAGTGCGATGAGACCCGCATCGATTTCCGCCTGCGCACCCGCTATGTCGATGCCAAGGCGCATACGCTTGATGAAGCGCTCGCCATGATCGACAAGTGGACCAAGGCCGGTGAAGCCAAATCAGTCGGCCTTCTCGGCAACGCCGCCGACGTCTTCATCGAGCTCGCCGCGCGCATGAAGGCAGGCGGCCCGCGCCCTGATATGGTCACCGACCAGACCTCGGCGCATGACCCGCTGCACGGTTACCTGCCGCAGGGCTGGAATGTCGCCGAATGGCGCGAAAAGCAGGAAAGTGACCCAAAGGCAGTTGAGAAAGCCGCCCGTGCCAGCATGAAAAATCAGGTCGGCGCCATGGTGGATTTCTGGAATGCCGGCGTTCCGACGCTCGATTACGGCAACAACATCCGCCAGGTCGCCCAGGATGAGGGCCTGGAAAATGCCTTCGCATTCCCCGGCTTCGTTCCGGCTTATATCCGGCCGCTGTTTTGCCGCGGCATCGGTCCGTTCCGTTGGGTCGCACTCTCGGGCGATCCGGAAGACATCTACAAGACCGACGCCAAGATGAAAGAGCTGTTCCCCGAAAACACCCATCTCCACGCCTGGCTCGACATGGCCCGCGAACGCATTGCCTTCCAGGGCCTGCCGGCGCGGATCTGCTGGATCGGTCTCGGCGACCGCCATCGTGCCGGTCTGGCATTCAACGAAATGGTGGCCTCGGGCGAGCTCAAGGCGCCGATCGTCATTGGTCGTGATCACCTTGATTCCGGCTCCGTCGCTTCGCCCAATCGTGAGACCGAAGCCATGAAGGACGGCTCCGACGCCGTCAGCGATTGGCCGCTGCTCAATGCTCTGGTCAACACCGCATCGGGTGCCACCTGGGTGTCGATCCACCATGGCGGCGGCGTCGGCATGGGCTTCTCCCAGCACTCCGGCATGGTTGTCGTTGCCGATGGCACCGAATCTGCAGCCAAACGCCTCGAGCGGGTGCTGTGGAACGATCCGGCTTCCGGTGTCTGGCGTCATGCCGATGCCGGCTACGACATCGCGCTCGATTGCGCGCGCGAACACGGGCTCAATCTGCCCGCAATACTTGGGTGA
- the hutG gene encoding N-formylglutamate deformylase, whose amino-acid sequence MTPVTVKPGDSPLVLGLPHTGTHVPADIFARLTPLGQTMGDTDWHVDQLYDGLLDDVTTVRANFHRYVVDANRDPSGESLYPGQNTTGLVPMTNFDGEPLWLEEPDAAEIEARRLAWHAPYHVALEAELERVRAIHGVAILYDCHSIRSKIPFLFDSTLPDFNIGTNNGATCAPVIEAVVNGICAGAEGYSSVLNGRFKGGWTTRHYGRPADNIHAIQMELAQSTHLATEELPFAYDEAKADRLRVHLKTILTSIADLAALVGGQS is encoded by the coding sequence ATGACCCCGGTCACGGTCAAACCCGGAGACAGCCCGCTGGTGCTCGGTCTGCCGCACACCGGTACCCACGTTCCAGCCGATATCTTCGCCCGGTTGACACCGCTCGGGCAAACGATGGGCGACACTGATTGGCATGTTGACCAGCTCTATGACGGCCTGCTGGACGACGTCACCACCGTCCGGGCCAATTTCCATCGTTACGTTGTTGACGCCAATCGTGATCCGTCGGGCGAAAGCCTTTATCCAGGCCAGAACACCACCGGCCTGGTGCCGATGACAAATTTCGATGGCGAGCCGCTGTGGCTGGAAGAGCCGGATGCCGCCGAGATCGAGGCGCGCCGCCTTGCCTGGCATGCACCCTATCACGTGGCACTGGAAGCAGAGCTCGAAAGGGTGCGCGCGATCCATGGCGTCGCCATCCTCTATGACTGCCACTCGATCCGCTCCAAAATCCCGTTCCTGTTCGATAGCACGCTGCCCGATTTCAACATCGGCACCAACAATGGCGCTACCTGCGCGCCTGTGATCGAGGCGGTCGTCAACGGCATCTGCGCTGGTGCTGAAGGCTATTCGAGCGTCCTCAATGGCCGCTTCAAGGGCGGCTGGACCACGCGTCACTATGGCCGGCCGGCTGACAACATTCACGCCATCCAGATGGAACTGGCGCAAAGCACGCATCTGGCCACCGAGGAGCTTCCCTTTGCCTATGACGAGGCCAAGGCGGACCGGCTGCGCGTGCATCTAAAGACAATTCTGACATCAATTGCCGATCTGGCAGCTTTAGTGGGAGGCCAATCATGA